In Desulfobotulus mexicanus, the following are encoded in one genomic region:
- a CDS encoding DUF1566 domain-containing protein: MPDSSPPIHHGWQPAAILLFLIFLIFPASRSVAGPLEPPQSPEETVSYTLQDLYDRLNTGADNPPTQGFTEPASGPSSDNFKDINTIMNKAPATDTNNGAAAGNVLQGKTFWGLLPGEWGTQTGTMPDRGTPAWTPGTEDQPLGPGYYSGGTITGDPNLKPENIRAGVVIFGITGTYSGITWSNTGPDANGRWHDNGDGTVTDLQGADGTGQGLVWLKNASWGGQHTWENAHPRAEALFSGIGGMIDGSKARDWRLPSAEELNAISQGNDPVSGTTPGPFTGIQSSSYWSSDAVSNLTGMEWDVYLEFGGTIRGHTEFSHSVWPVRNSR; encoded by the coding sequence ATGCCAGATTCATCTCCACCTATCCATCATGGCTGGCAGCCTGCCGCCATCCTCCTGTTTCTGATATTTTTAATTTTTCCAGCTTCCAGAAGTGTTGCAGGCCCCCTTGAACCCCCTCAGAGTCCGGAAGAAACCGTTTCCTACACCCTTCAGGATCTGTATGATCGCCTGAACACAGGCGCCGACAATCCTCCAACTCAGGGATTCACAGAGCCTGCATCCGGTCCATCTTCAGACAACTTCAAAGATATCAATACAATTATGAACAAAGCACCAGCTACGGACACCAATAATGGTGCAGCAGCGGGCAATGTGCTTCAGGGAAAAACCTTCTGGGGCCTGCTTCCCGGAGAATGGGGTACACAGACCGGCACCATGCCGGATCGCGGGACTCCGGCATGGACACCGGGCACAGAAGATCAGCCCCTTGGCCCCGGATACTACAGCGGAGGCACCATAACAGGAGATCCCAACCTGAAACCCGAAAACATAAGGGCCGGAGTGGTGATCTTCGGCATCACCGGCACCTACAGCGGCATCACATGGTCCAATACAGGCCCCGATGCCAATGGACGATGGCATGATAACGGGGATGGCACCGTGACTGACCTTCAGGGAGCAGACGGAACGGGTCAGGGACTTGTATGGCTAAAAAATGCATCCTGGGGTGGTCAGCACACCTGGGAAAACGCCCACCCACGGGCAGAAGCCTTATTCAGTGGTATTGGCGGAATGATTGACGGCTCAAAGGCCAGAGACTGGCGTCTGCCAAGCGCGGAAGAGCTTAACGCCATTTCCCAGGGAAACGATCCTGTTTCAGGCACAACACCCGGCCCCTTTACCGGGATACAATCCTCCTCCTACTGGTCCAGTGATGCAGTAAGCAATCTTACGGGAATGGAATGGGATGTTTATCTGGAATTCGGAGGGACAATCCGTGGTCATACGGAATTCTCGCACTCCGTATGGCCGGTACGAAACTCCCGGTAA
- a CDS encoding 2-amino-3,7-dideoxy-D-threo-hept-6-ulosonate synthase, with product MQLGKQVRLERIFDRNTKKTIIVPMDHGVTVGPIPGMIDLRGAVDKVAEGGANAVLMHKGLPRRTHRGHGRDIGLILHLSASTSLSPFSNTKTLVATVEDGLRLGADAVSVHVNVGDENERAMLRDFGEVSTRANEWGMPVLAMVYARGPRIADENHVDVVKHCARLGEELGADVVKVAYTGSPETFRQVVDGCCIPVVIAGGPKMENDAQILQMAFDAMQAGAAGLSLGRNVFQHENPTALLRALHGIVNEGMEAQMAMERYLN from the coding sequence ATGCAGCTTGGCAAACAGGTTCGACTGGAACGGATTTTCGACCGTAACACAAAAAAAACCATTATTGTTCCCATGGACCACGGAGTCACCGTCGGCCCCATACCCGGAATGATAGACTTAAGAGGGGCTGTGGACAAGGTCGCAGAGGGCGGTGCCAATGCCGTTCTCATGCACAAGGGCCTTCCCCGCCGTACCCACAGGGGCCATGGCCGGGACATCGGCCTCATCCTCCACCTTTCCGCAAGCACAAGTCTTTCTCCCTTTTCCAACACCAAAACCCTTGTGGCCACAGTTGAAGACGGCCTCCGCTTAGGGGCCGATGCCGTATCCGTCCATGTCAATGTGGGAGATGAAAACGAAAGGGCCATGCTCAGAGACTTCGGTGAAGTCAGCACAAGGGCCAATGAATGGGGCATGCCCGTTCTTGCCATGGTCTATGCCAGGGGCCCCCGCATTGCCGATGAAAACCATGTGGATGTGGTCAAGCACTGTGCACGCTTAGGGGAAGAACTGGGCGCAGACGTAGTGAAGGTGGCCTATACGGGCAGCCCGGAAACCTTCCGTCAGGTGGTGGACGGATGCTGTATACCCGTGGTTATTGCCGGAGGCCCGAAAATGGAAAATGATGCCCAGATCTTGCAGATGGCCTTTGATGCCATGCAGGCAGGAGCTGCGGGCCTTTCCCTTGGAAGAAACGTATTCCAGCACGAAAACCCCACGGCCCTGCTCCGCGCCCTCCACGGCATAGTCAATGAAGGTATGGAAGCGCAAATGGCTATGGAACGCTATCTGAACTGA
- a CDS encoding transporter: MNKSSFFATRHLPFLLLLTLSLCLPAASMAGGDARGYIAAPDGTTGILVYSRHRTGNEVYQKGKKLTSDANFDLNLQIIRPVYYKEIAGITTSAQALFPFGNLQIGDDSASGLFDPTFILGVWPVNNREKQLWIAVAQWIKAPFGDYDANRNINLGDNRWAFKTEASITKGFGPLYFDLVPSIEFYTDNSNDRGQKRAQDPLFLLASHVSYDLTSSFMMALSHYYRKGGEIERDGIKQDNEIETHAMQLTLGFRLAPKHQLLTQYRRDLEVENGLLTHQFGLRYFYVF, from the coding sequence ATGAACAAATCTTCTTTCTTTGCAACCCGCCACCTGCCCTTTCTTTTATTACTGACCCTGAGCCTTTGTCTGCCTGCGGCATCCATGGCAGGAGGGGATGCAAGGGGGTATATTGCCGCACCGGACGGCACCACAGGGATACTGGTCTATTCCCGCCACAGAACAGGTAACGAGGTCTATCAAAAAGGAAAAAAACTCACCAGTGATGCCAACTTTGACCTCAATCTTCAGATCATCCGCCCCGTTTACTACAAAGAAATTGCCGGGATTACCACTTCCGCACAGGCTCTTTTCCCCTTTGGCAACCTTCAAATAGGCGACGATTCCGCCTCGGGGCTTTTCGATCCCACCTTCATTCTGGGCGTATGGCCTGTGAACAACCGGGAAAAACAGCTCTGGATAGCCGTAGCCCAGTGGATCAAAGCACCCTTTGGCGACTATGACGCAAACAGAAACATTAACCTCGGTGATAACCGATGGGCCTTTAAAACCGAAGCCTCCATTACAAAAGGCTTCGGACCGCTCTATTTTGATCTGGTTCCCAGTATCGAGTTTTATACGGATAACAGCAATGATCGTGGACAAAAAAGAGCCCAGGATCCTCTTTTCCTCCTTGCCTCACACGTATCCTATGATCTGACCTCCTCTTTCATGATGGCCTTGAGCCATTACTACAGAAAGGGCGGAGAAATTGAACGCGACGGCATAAAGCAGGATAATGAAATCGAGACCCATGCCATGCAGCTCACCCTTGGTTTCCGGCTGGCACCCAAACATCAGCTTCTCACCCAGTACAGACGGGATCTTGAGGTTGAAAACGGCCTTCTTACCCACCAGTTCGGCCTTCGCTACTTCTACGTTTTTTAA